TAATGACAAAAAAATCCGACCTGACAACACTCCAAAAATTCCTTTATACCAACTAATAAGAACACTATCTAAAAACATCGGGGCATGCAAAAATGTAAGCTTAGATTGACTGTCTAACTGAGCTACAGCATGATCACAATAAATTTTACCTTCGTATAAATTTGCAACAAGATTTTGAACGCTCAAAGACTTATCCATAAAATTTAATTGCGCTGCAGCTTTAAAACTTTGCATCACATTATACAAAGATGGGATTCTAATATGCGCATCGTGCGTCTGTACATCAGCAAAATAAGTTCCTTGATGCAAGTAACCGCTCATATCAATCTTACCGGGCTGAGAAAAGCTTGATTTATACTCATCAGGCAGCATATTTTTAATACAATTAAACCCAAGAAAACCTACCGTTTTATCTAATTCTTGATCATCTTCATGAAAGTCTAAAAATGTTTCGTCTTTTGTATAATACTTGAGTGAAATAAGGTGAGGTGTTGGCGCAAAAGCTACTATTGATTCAAATTTTTGATCTAAAAAATTTCCTTGCAATGTAATTTGTTCCGCATCGCATGTAAAGCTACCTTTAATGTGAGCTTGTTCATCAAGTTTAATGCTTTCAAGTGAAAAATTATAACTCCCCTGTAAATTATCAAGTGACTTTGTTAATTGAGCAGTAATCATTCCTTTTTTTTCAGGCATCTTCCAATAACTTGTCCACCACGGTGAAAGTTGAACGCTGTTAATTGCATCAAGTTTCCATGAGGTTTCTGTCGGTGTTGATGTTCCGTAAAACACACAAGTAGAACCTACAAATAACTTTGTTGCATACCCAATTTTTTCTTTATAAAAAGTTAAAAATGCACGTTCAAGAAGCGTATTATTTTTATATGCTATATTCTGCACTTGCAACTTTCCCTGTAATCCAGAACTTACATCCAGTAAATTTCCCATGACCGTTAAGGTTGCATTGCCTGACAAATCTGGAATAACAACTTCATCAACTACTAATAGCTGCAGCAGCTCAGTTGCAATGGTAATAGAACAGGTCACAGGAATAGCATGCTCTTTGAGTCGAAATTTTAAAGGCTCAATAATAAAAGACTGATCATCGTTTGAGATAATACATGCTCCACGACTTTCATAAATATCTCCTTTAAGAAAACATGCTCCTTTTTCTTGGAGTTGGGGAATTGATAATCGACAATCTACTCGTGCATAAATTTTACGAAGATCGTGATCGTAAGGAAAAACAAACATACAATTACCAAAAAAATTCTCGATAATTTTTATGCCTTTATACTCAAAATTCCCATCAATCGTATATAATTTTGTATGAATACCATCAGAATCTCGGCTCATTTCAAAATTATACTCATAATTTACGTGTATATCACCTGAGCTATCTTGCACAATAAATTGCCCTTGCTGAATTGCAATAAAATCAAAACTGAACGGGCCTGCAATTTCCCCACTCAACATCTTAGATAAGGTCTCATAAAAATATGATTTTCCATCACGTTGCTCCTCATGCACAACAACTTGTTCAAAAAAACTATGACATGAAAATATGCCGGTCCATAAAAAATGGCCCCATGAAGAAAATATATGAAAATTATCTGCATATAGCGACCAACCATGATGTGAATTTGATGGCATAATTGTCACATGACGAAATTTAATATCAAGTGACAAAAGATCAATGCTTGCAAGCTCTCCTTCCCAATGACAATCAAAATCGTTTTTAAACATATTCTGCACCGATCGCTTAATTTCTTGGTGCACAACTTCACTTCGAGATGCAAAAAATAATGCTATAGAACACGCAAGTACGCACCCTAATAAAATTTTTAATAGCACCATAACTGATCGGTACAAAATATATCGTAAATTCATACTATAACTTTTTTAAGATAATTTCTTACTATACACACTAACAACTTCAATTACGTACAACAAAATTACAAGGACCTACGATATCGCTGTGCTCATCTCCGGAAATATGGGCGGCGGCGGCCGCTATACGCTTTTTTAGTTTAAAAAATAGTGCATCAGGCCCACCGGCTTCAATACTCCCGAAGTTTTTGTAAAAAATGTAGGGCAAATCCCCATCGTAAAAATTTGATGTACAAAATTTACATACTGGTTTTTCATCTACAACTAGATTAAAGTTCAGTGTCTTCTTGTAAGGTTGCAACTGATAACACTTCTTCAATCGTGGTTAAACCAAGTTCAATCTTCCATGCACCGTCCTGAATTAATAACTTCATGCCATCATGCTGAGCCTGCGCGCGCAAAACGTTCGCATCAGCTTTTTCGATAACCAAACGAGCAAGCGCATTACTCATAACCATGATTTCAAATACAGGCATACGCCCTTTATACCCAATACCTAAACACTTATCGCACCCAACAGGTTTATAAAATGTTACAGTTTTTGCATGAGGAGAAGTCATTCCAATAGAATGTATCATCTCTGCTGTTGGAGTATATTGTTCTTTACAATTTTCACACAGTTTACGAACAAGTCTCTGAGCTATAACAGCAAGCACTGATGATGATATTAAAAATGGCTCAACACCCATATCGATAAGTCGAGTAATTGTTGCAGGAGCATTATTGGTGTGAATCGTACTTAATACTAAGTGACCAGTTAACGCTGCTTGAACTGCAATTTGTGCAGTCTCTACGTCACGCGTCTCACCGATCATCACGATATCTGGATCTTGTCGCAAAATAGAACGTAATGCTGAGGCAAAAGTAAAGCCAATTTTGTTTTGAACTTGCACTTGATTTATACCAGTAATTTGATATTCAACCGGATCTTCAACGGTAATAATATTAACGTCTGGTGAATTTAATCGTGAAACAATTGAATATAATGTTGTTGTTTTACCAGAACCTGTTGGACCAGATACAAAAATAATTCCGTTTGGTTTTTGAATAACATCTTTAATAATTTTTGCATTGTGCTCACTTAACCCAAGATCTTCAAGCGATGCAAAAGCTTTACTCTTATCAAGTAAACGCATCACGATTCGCTCACCATGCATGACGGGTAAAACAGAAACCCGAATATCAAAAAATTTATCTGAAACTTTAATTTCGATGCGACCATCTTGTGGCATACGTTTTTCGGCAATGTTTAAATTTGCCATAATTTTAAGACGAGATATTAAAGCACCTTGAATTCGTTTTGGTGGAGAAAATGCAAGATACATGATTCCATCAACACGGTAACGAACTGCAACATCTTTTTCAAATGGCTCAATGTGAATATCAGAAGCACCCCGTTTTACAGCCTGAAAAAGAATGTGATTAACCAGCTTAACCACCGGTGCTTGCGCGCCTGCATTTAAAATATCTTGATCTTCGATCTGTCCAAGGTCTAAACCATTTTCTAAAATATTGGTATCTTCTTCAAGATCCTCCATCATTTTTTTAGCACCTTCAAGCGGATAGTAACGATTGATACCATCAATAATAGTTCCTGCTGTTGCAAGAGCGATTGGTGCATCTTTTGCAAGTAACATCGATAGTTCATCGATAGAAGCTAAATTTAAAGGATCTACGACTAAAATCGTTATTTTGCCTGCAAGCATAATGGGCATAATAATATTTTGCCGTAAAAAATTAAACTGAACCTTTGCTAACAATTCAGGATCAGCCATCTCTTCAGTTACAAATTCTATAAATGGTAATGAGTAATTTTTTGCGTATGCTTTTGCTAAATCTTGTGATGTAATTAATTTATTACTCAGTAAATATGTTTCTAAAGATTCATGAGCTTGCTCTGCATTTTTCATCAGCTCTTCTTTATTTTGATGCGCAAGCAATCCCATATCTTCTAGTATTTTCCACATGTCATGTATCATACAAAATCCTTATAGAGTTCCTGTCTATCAAATTAAAACTACGAAAAAAATAAGCATACGATTTTATATAAAATAGAGCGCGTATTTTAATCACACAACCACTCAATGGCAAGCTTGGTGAAGTTTTCATAGAAAACGTAGGACAAAAATAGCATGAAGTCACACAAACTTATACCACTATTTTTCAGTTCCAGGGCACCGTCTTGCATAAAACAAGCTGTATGCTATGCTAATTGTATTAAATGTAGTGTAGTCTATCACGTGCAAAAAAAATATAAAAAAAGGTTTTTCGTGAACAATAAGAAATATTTTACCTATCTTTCGGTTGTCAGCCTTCTTTGCACTTATCATAACCTTATGACGATAGAAAAAAAAGCTGAACAATCATCAACGCAAACTACTCACATAACGCCAAATATGTCAATTGAAACAGCAGAAATCGGCGTTCAAGAATCGGTAACTCCTAAAAAAAGAAGTGGAGTTTTCAACAGAATGATGCCTGGTCCGTACTGCCCTCATCAAAGCGTTCCTATACGAAAAATGACGTTGAAACATCTTAATGATATTTATGAGTACAGTGAACATCACAAAGTTGACATTAACGTTCTTACCAACGTATTAGAACGTCTTATCTCTCTGTCTGATAACCATGCTGGTGTAAAAAAATATAAATTACAGTATGCAGACTCTCATTTTGCGATGAATCATTTAGAAATTGCTGCTACGTATTACGAAGATTTTGCAACCCTGTACCCATCAAGTAACGAAGCTATTTACGCAGCATTTAAATCTATTGGTTGCATGTTTCAGCTATCGCTCAGCCCAGATCGTGATCAAACCAACACAAAAAAAACTATTGCACTTGCAAAAACATTCTTAAAAGAACACCCAGGTCATGAGCTTAATGCAGAGGTTGAAGAGATTATAGCAACCTGCTATACACGACTTTTTGATCATGAAGTGTATGTTTTTAACTATTATGTTAAAAGAAAAAAGTTTCCATCAGCTCGCTTACGACTTGATTTTTTTTCAAAAACATTTGAAGGTTTAATTGATAACCTTGAAGTCAAAGTTCAAGCGCTTACCAAACAACTTGAGCTTGCGATAACGCCAGTTAAAGTTGATAAAAAAACATACGTCCATAAATTTCTTGGGTAATGAATAATCGATCATTTGGTGATGCAGGCGAACAATTTGTCGTGCAATACCTACAAAAGAACGGCTTTGCTGTGAAAGCAGTTAATTACCGTAAATTTTTTGGTGAAATCGATATCATTGCCTGTAAAAAAGAGCTGTATGTCTTTGTCGAAGTTAAAACTCGTAAATCTGTAACTATGCCAATGGGTCAACTTATCAGTCGACCAAAACAACAAAAGATCATCAAAACTGCTCAGACATTTATTGTTGAACAAAAACTACAAGACTATGTCTATCGATTTGACGTTGCGCTCGTATCAGTTGACGGTACAGGATTTTGCCTTGAGTATATTGAAAACGCTTTTACCAAACCAGAACATGCTTATGCAAACAACAGCTACTAAAAATAACGCTCTCCTGAGAATTATCACCGGCATAGTCCTTGGTGCAATTTTTTGCACCACTTTTTTTTATTGCCCGTCTCAACTATTTTCTCTACTGCTCGCATCAATTCTTACCATCATTGTTATCGCAGAATGGAAAAATATATTCCCGGTCAACAGCGTCTATTTTTGGGCAATTCTTCCATTCTACCCAATTGCACCATTTTGTATGTTGATATATCTCAACGAATCCCCAACCTATAAAATATTAGTTTTGTATCTGTTTATACTCGTTTTTACGTTTGATAGCGCATCATATTTGTTTGGTAAAATGTACGGAAAAACTAAAATTATACCTTCCATTAGCCCTGGTAAATCATGGCAAGGAGCTATCGGCGGCTACTGCATAGCAACCCTTGTTTTTATAGCTATCAGCTGGAATAACAATAAATATATTGATCTGCAAACTGCTTGTGTAGTCAGCGCATGTATTTGCATCATTGCATTTGCTGGAGACATTTTTGAATCGTACCTGAAACGCTGTGCTAAAATTAAAGACTCAAGTAATCTGTTGCCTGGTCATGGCGGCTTTCTTGATCGATTCGATGCGATTATGGCAGTTTCGGTATTTTTCTTTTATTACAAAGTTTATCTACTTGCACTCTTAGCACATTAATTGAATACAAAAAGAGCGCAACCACTATCAAAAAGTGTATCGCGCTCTTTTTGTAATTCTAAAATTAAAATTTAGATGTTAGCGTATCGCTGCAAAGAAATCTGCTAAATCGGCTTGAGAAACTTTGTCATCTTTACCAGTTATCATGTTTTTTATCGTCACATAATTACCAGCTTGTTCATCATCGCCAATCACCGCAACATACATTGCCTGTAATTTGTTTGCTTTGCGTATTTTGCTTTTTAATGATGCTTCATCAAGCAACACATCGACACAAACACCTGCTGCCTGTAAACTGTCAGCAATCAGTAACGCGGTGCCATTCTGCTGAGCCTGACATGGTACAATGCACACCAAAGAGCGTTTTGGAATCTCAAATTTTGCTTGTTGATCTTCAAGTAGCATCAATAATCGTTCAACGCCAATGCCTGCTCCTACGGCCGGAACTTGTTCTTTGCTGCCAAGTTGTGTTGCAAGAGTATCATAACGACCACCACCACAAAATGTATTTTGAGCGCCAAGTGTTGTGCCAATAAATTCAAATACCGTTTTGTTGTAATAATCAAGTCCACGAACTAGGTATGGGTTATGCGTAAATGTTACGGATAATTGATGTAACTGCTGACACAATAACTCCCATTCACGTTTGCTGTCGGGCGTTAAATGATCAACAATTTGTGGTGCCGTTTTGTACAGGTTGCTACAGGTCTCATTTTTGCAATCAAACACTCGTAAAATATTGGTGTCTTTTCGTTGGATGCACGTTGCACATAAAATTGCTTCATGCGTTGTCAAAAATTCATACAAATGAGCTTTAAAAATATCGCGATCTTCTTGCTGGCCTAAAAAGTTAATCTGGAGAACATAATTTTCGATCGATAGTTTTTCTGCAAACAACGTATCAAGCATGCTGATAAAAAATGCATCGTACATGACTGAGCTTGTTCCCAGTGATTCGATACTCACCTGATGAAACTGACGGTAACGACCTTTTTGTGGGCGTTCATAGCGAAAAACTGGTCCATACGAAAACACTTTCCACGGCAAAACCAATGAACCTTGTTGTTCTACAAAAGCTCGAACAGTCCCTGCTGTCATCTCTGGACGCAGACAAATCTGTTCACGATCACTTTTTGACTCGACCGTAAACATTTCTTTGCCAACCACATCAGTTGCAATACCAAGTCCACGTTCAAACAAAGTAGTCGATTCTATAATAGGGGTCGAAATTTGTTGAAAATTATAATTTGCAAGATGCTGCATAACGATTTGCAGGACACCTTGTACAAATCGAGAGTCTAAATTATCTTGCGTACCTTTAATTCGAAAAAACATAAAAAATCCTTTATATCAAAGCTATTTGGTTCACATTATACCATAAGCAGCTTGTAATCAACAATAAATATAAAAATATATGTTGACGACCTTACATAAAAATTGCTAGAAAAGAAGGTATAAAATTAAGTCTTAAAATTTTCAAATCATAATGACCCACCAAAGGAGGAACTCACTCAACAGTTTTCATAGAATTTTTGAACGTACTGATCTATTGTAATAAAAAAGGATAAGGATTATTATGAAAAAA
This genomic interval from Candidatus Chromulinivorax destructor contains the following:
- a CDS encoding translocation/assembly module TamB domain-containing protein; this translates as MNLRYILYRSVMVLLKILLGCVLACSIALFFASRSEVVHQEIKRSVQNMFKNDFDCHWEGELASIDLLSLDIKFRHVTIMPSNSHHGWSLYADNFHIFSSWGHFLWTGIFSCHSFFEQVVVHEEQRDGKSYFYETLSKMLSGEIAGPFSFDFIAIQQGQFIVQDSSGDIHVNYEYNFEMSRDSDGIHTKLYTIDGNFEYKGIKIIENFFGNCMFVFPYDHDLRKIYARVDCRLSIPQLQEKGACFLKGDIYESRGACIISNDDQSFIIEPLKFRLKEHAIPVTCSITIATELLQLLVVDEVVIPDLSGNATLTVMGNLLDVSSGLQGKLQVQNIAYKNNTLLERAFLTFYKEKIGYATKLFVGSTCVFYGTSTPTETSWKLDAINSVQLSPWWTSYWKMPEKKGMITAQLTKSLDNLQGSYNFSLESIKLDEQAHIKGSFTCDAEQITLQGNFLDQKFESIVAFAPTPHLISLKYYTKDETFLDFHEDDQELDKTVGFLGFNCIKNMLPDEYKSSFSQPGKIDMSGYLHQGTYFADVQTHDAHIRIPSLYNVMQSFKAAAQLNFMDKSLSVQNLVANLYEGKIYCDHAVAQLDSQSKLTFLHAPMFLDSVLISWYKGIFGVLSGRIFLSLRDDKDPVLQGNLILDKTQLQGNIFSAEFQDHLLGSLNSSQPRQENCDLDISIQTKDPITIETSFLQATAHLDFHITNNVKQPEVAGTIDIVAGELKFPYKSLFITHGHVLIMPKNSSEPMLEFVAKGKIKRYNITMRATGTVMDQQIHFDSSPHLSEEQIISLLLIGSQDSSLSAVMPAMFMQKLHEIIFGPAISKSKLDIIFNRLLQSFKNVRIYPQFTNQTGRGGVRGVIEIDATDRLHGRIDSNLMQLEDTIFEADYALTDDVTVRAIKDGPSTYGGEVEMRWKFS
- the gspE gene encoding type II secretion system ATPase GspE, with the protein product MIHDMWKILEDMGLLAHQNKEELMKNAEQAHESLETYLLSNKLITSQDLAKAYAKNYSLPFIEFVTEEMADPELLAKVQFNFLRQNIIMPIMLAGKITILVVDPLNLASIDELSMLLAKDAPIALATAGTIIDGINRYYPLEGAKKMMEDLEEDTNILENGLDLGQIEDQDILNAGAQAPVVKLVNHILFQAVKRGASDIHIEPFEKDVAVRYRVDGIMYLAFSPPKRIQGALISRLKIMANLNIAEKRMPQDGRIEIKVSDKFFDIRVSVLPVMHGERIVMRLLDKSKAFASLEDLGLSEHNAKIIKDVIQKPNGIIFVSGPTGSGKTTTLYSIVSRLNSPDVNIITVEDPVEYQITGINQVQVQNKIGFTFASALRSILRQDPDIVMIGETRDVETAQIAVQAALTGHLVLSTIHTNNAPATITRLIDMGVEPFLISSSVLAVIAQRLVRKLCENCKEQYTPTAEMIHSIGMTSPHAKTVTFYKPVGCDKCLGIGYKGRMPVFEIMVMSNALARLVIEKADANVLRAQAQHDGMKLLIQDGAWKIELGLTTIEEVLSVATLQEDTEL
- a CDS encoding outer membrane protein assembly factor BamD yields the protein MNNKKYFTYLSVVSLLCTYHNLMTIEKKAEQSSTQTTHITPNMSIETAEIGVQESVTPKKRSGVFNRMMPGPYCPHQSVPIRKMTLKHLNDIYEYSEHHKVDINVLTNVLERLISLSDNHAGVKKYKLQYADSHFAMNHLEIAATYYEDFATLYPSSNEAIYAAFKSIGCMFQLSLSPDRDQTNTKKTIALAKTFLKEHPGHELNAEVEEIIATCYTRLFDHEVYVFNYYVKRKKFPSARLRLDFFSKTFEGLIDNLEVKVQALTKQLELAITPVKVDKKTYVHKFLG
- a CDS encoding YraN family protein; translated protein: MNNRSFGDAGEQFVVQYLQKNGFAVKAVNYRKFFGEIDIIACKKELYVFVEVKTRKSVTMPMGQLISRPKQQKIIKTAQTFIVEQKLQDYVYRFDVALVSVDGTGFCLEYIENAFTKPEHAYANNSY
- a CDS encoding phosphatidate cytidylyltransferase gives rise to the protein MQTTATKNNALLRIITGIVLGAIFCTTFFYCPSQLFSLLLASILTIIVIAEWKNIFPVNSVYFWAILPFYPIAPFCMLIYLNESPTYKILVLYLFILVFTFDSASYLFGKMYGKTKIIPSISPGKSWQGAIGGYCIATLVFIAISWNNNKYIDLQTACVVSACICIIAFAGDIFESYLKRCAKIKDSSNLLPGHGGFLDRFDAIMAVSVFFFYYKVYLLALLAH
- the hisS gene encoding histidine--tRNA ligase, with the translated sequence MFFRIKGTQDNLDSRFVQGVLQIVMQHLANYNFQQISTPIIESTTLFERGLGIATDVVGKEMFTVESKSDREQICLRPEMTAGTVRAFVEQQGSLVLPWKVFSYGPVFRYERPQKGRYRQFHQVSIESLGTSSVMYDAFFISMLDTLFAEKLSIENYVLQINFLGQQEDRDIFKAHLYEFLTTHEAILCATCIQRKDTNILRVFDCKNETCSNLYKTAPQIVDHLTPDSKREWELLCQQLHQLSVTFTHNPYLVRGLDYYNKTVFEFIGTTLGAQNTFCGGGRYDTLATQLGSKEQVPAVGAGIGVERLLMLLEDQQAKFEIPKRSLVCIVPCQAQQNGTALLIADSLQAAGVCVDVLLDEASLKSKIRKANKLQAMYVAVIGDDEQAGNYVTIKNMITGKDDKVSQADLADFFAAIR